From a single Thermothielavioides terrestris NRRL 8126 chromosome 1, complete sequence genomic region:
- a CDS encoding glycoside hydrolase family 61 protein, with the protein MPSFASKTLLSTLAGAASVAAHGHVSNIVINGVSYQGYDPTSFPYMQNPPIVVGWTAADTDNGFVAPDAFASGDIICHKNATNAKGHAVVAAGDKIFIQWNTWPESHHGPVIDYLASCGSASCETVDKTKLEFFKIDEVGLVDGSSAPGVWGSDQLIANNNSWLVEIPPTIAPGNYVLRHEIIALHSAENADGAQNYPQCFNLQITGTGTATPSGVPGTSLYTPTDPGILVNIYSAPITYTVPGPALISGAVSIAQSSSAITASGTALTGSATAPAAAAATTTSTTNAAAAATSAAAAAGTSTTTTSAAAVVQTSSSSSSAPSSAAAAATTTAAASARPTGCSSGRSRKQPRRHARDMVVARGAEEAN; encoded by the coding sequence ATGCCTTCTTTCGCCTCCAAGACTCTCCTTTCCACCCTGGCGGGTGCCGCATCCGTGGCCGCCCACGGGCACGTGTCGAACATCGTCATCAACGGGGTCTCGTACCAGGGTTACGATCCGACCTCCTTCCCTTACATGCAGAACCCGCCCATCGTGGTCGGCTGGACTGCCGCCGACACGGACAACGGCTTTGTTGCCCCGGATGCCTTCGCCAGTGGCGATATCATCTGCCACAAGAACGCCACCAACGCCAAGGGCCACGCCGTGGTCGCCGCGGGAGACAAGATCTTCATCCAGTGGAACACATGGCCCGAGTCCCACCACGGCCCCGTCATCGACTACCTCGCGAGCTGCGGCAGCGCGTCCTGCGAGACCGTCGACAAGACCAAGCTCGAGTTCTTCAAGATCGACGAGGTCGGCCTGGTCGacggcagctcggcgcccggTGTGTGGGGCTCCGACCAGCTCATCGCCAACAACAACTCGTGGCTCGTCGAGATCCCGCCCACCATCGCGCCGGGCAACTACGTCCTGCGCCACGAGATCATCGCGCTGCACAGCGCCGAaaacgccgacggcgcccagAACTACCCGCAGTGCTTCAACCTGCAGatcaccggcaccggcaccgccaccCCCTCCGGCGTCCCCGGCACCTCGCTCTACACCCCGACCGACCCGGGCATCCTCGTCAACATCTACAGCGCCCCGATCACCTACACCGTCCCGGGGCCGGCCCTCATCTCCGGCGCCGTCAGCATCGCCCAGTCCTCCTCCGCCATCACCGCCTCCGGCACCGCCCTGACCGGCTCTGCCAccgcacccgccgccgccgctgctaCCACAACTTCCACCACCAacgccgcggctgctgctacctctgctgctgctgctgctggtacttccacaaccaccaccagcgccgcggccgtggtccagacctcctcctcctcctcctccgccccgtcctctgccgccgccgccgccaccaccaccgcggcTGCCAGCGCCCGCCCGACCGGCTGCTCCTCTGGCCGCTCCAGGAagcagccgcgccgccacgcGCGGGATATGGTGGTTGCGCGAGGGGCTGAGGAGGCAAACTGA
- a CDS encoding glycosyltransferase family 76 protein (CAZy_ID 269920) has translation MSSPHRAQAQARPYGTLLASFAAWKLFLFAIALGSTLVGDAYDTSAGLVVVQGPGAAGSGDDGGAHLATPVTDFGRRLVARFASWDAIYFVSIARRGYRFEQDWAFGAGLPLAVRGLLRGLEQLGLVASSSAGAEEGTLPEALAGIVLSNTAHLLSAFVLYRLGQVVWRDQTLSLIAALLHVISPAGLFLCAPNAESSFALLSFSGYLLFALSCRAEQRPACRDLYTVAAGAVFGLATAFRSNGILNGIPFAWEVLRNLPRLPRRPTDTLRRLLALGIGGVCVAAGSAGPQAVAYLRFCSGTSGAQPRPWCQGYLPSIYTFVQQHYWHTGFLRYWTLSNLPLFLLATPMLLILTRSGVEHLTDRRVLVPGKPAESARLLSLLQSAAAAQVLLAVLAVTSYHVQIITRISSGYPLWYWWVAGCLIRGEKTGSRIVMFMVIYASIQGALFTSFLPPA, from the exons ATGTCCTCCCCGCACCgcgcccaggcccaggcccgCCCTTACGGCACGCTGCTCGCCTCCTTCGCCGCATGGAAgctcttcctcttcgccaTTGCCCTCGGCAGCACCCTCGTGGGCGATGCCTACGACACATCGGCagggctggtggtggtgcaggGGCCCGGGGCAGCCGGCAGCGGagatgacggcggcgcgcatcTGGCCACCCCCGTAACGGATTTCGGGCGCCGGTTGGTCGCCCGCTTCGCTAGCTGGGACGCCATCTACTTCGTCAGTATCGCTCGCCGCGGCTACCGGTTTGAACAGGACTGGGCGTTTGGCGCGGGACTGCCGCTGGCCGTGAGGGGTCTTCTTCGAG GCCTTGAACAGCTTGGTCTCGTAGCTTCGTCGTCCGCCGGTGCCGAAGAAGGGACCTTACCTGAGGCACTGGCCGGCATCGTCCTCTCCAACACGGCACACCTGCTTTCGGCTTTTGTTCTCTACCGCCTGGGCCAGGTGGTGTGGCGTGACCAGACTCTATCCCTGATTGCCGCCCTCCTGCACGTCATTTCCCCCGCCGGCCTCTTCCTGTGCGCTCCCAACGCCGAGAGCTCGTTTGCCCTGCTGTCCTTCTCCGGATACCTCCTGTTCGCCCTGAGCTGCAGGGCGGAACAGCGTCCGGCGTGTCGCGATCTGTACACCGTCGCGGCCGGGGCCGTTTTTGGTCTCGCCACGGCCTTCCGTAGCAATGGCATCCTAAACGGCATCCCCTTCGCCTGGGAGGTTCTGCGAAACCTGCCGAGGCTCCCTCGCCGGCCCACCGACACGCTGCGTCGGCTGCTGGCTCTTGGCATTGGTGGGGTCTGCgtggcggcgggctcggcCGGTCCGCAGGCTGTGGCCTACCTGCGCTTCTGTTCCGGCACATCCGGCGCTCAGCCGAGGCCGTGGTGCCAAGGATACCTGCCAAGCATTTACACCTTTGTGCAACAACACTATTG GCACACCGGCTTTCTCCGCTACTGGACTTTGTCGAACCTCCCTCTCTTCCTGCTCGCCACGCCGATGCTGCTGATCCTGACCAGGTCGGGAGTGGAGCACCTGACTGACCGGAGAGTCCTCGTCCCCGGCAAACCCGCCGAGTCGGCGCGATTGTTGTCCCTTCTCCagtctgccgccgccgcccaggtgctgctggcggtcCTTGCCGTGACCTCGTACCATGTCCAGATCATTACGAGAATATCTTCGGGCTATCCATTGTGGTACTGGTGGGTCGCAGGGTGCCTCATCCGAGGGGAGAAGACGGGCAGCCGCATCGTTATGTTTATGGTGATATACGCCTCGATCCAGGGGGCGCTGTTTACTTCCTTTCTACCGCCAGCGTAG